The segment TGATGATCTGGCTGATAAAATTTTATTTCATCAAGCAGGTGAAGAAACAAGCAAAAAAGGAATTCAGAGCTATTGGTCTTATGGCCTCGCCGCCTCTGTTGCTTTTGCTATTGGTCTATTTTTTGGGCAAATGAATTTTTTACCGAGCCAACAGTTACCAATCAATAGTCTTGCCAATGTCGCGCTTGAACATGTTTCTTATGAATCACAATATGTCGATAACATCGATGAAAAAGCAACGTTGCAACAAGTAAATGCCAAACTGCAATCTTTTGGAACGGAAATGAAAGACTTACCTGGGCACATTTATTATGTGAACTATTGTGGCTTTGATGGCAAACGCTCATTACATATGGTGATGGATTCACCTCAAGGTAAAGTCACGGTATTTGTTGTTCCAACCCCAAGTCATTCTATTTCTAACTCAACAGACAATAGCAATGAAAGTTTAGTCGTACCGATCAGAGAGGCAAGTTTGATTATTGTTGGCGATAAGGGTCAAAACTTAATGCCTGTTGCGAGTAAAATTAAAAACGACCTTAGCTGGGAAATCTAATTTTCCTACTGATTTTTAGTCCTTCTTATAACGGCAACAAACGCTATGTTGCCGTTTTTTTCATTTCTGATATTTGTCGTTAAAACAATCCAAAACAACAATAATTGATACCAAAATCACTATAAATTTCGTTAAAAAGTATTTTTACTTAAACATAACACTGGTCAGATTTGATTAAGTCAGTACACCCCCTACAATCATCGCAAATTAGCCAACATAGGCTAATAAAAAACAATAATATATATAATTAGGAATTATTCTAAGCATGAATAAGAAGCAAATTTTTACACGCTCAGTGATTACTGCTGCTATCGCCTTAGCTTCATCACAATCTATGGCAGCGGGCTTTCAGCTGAATGCACAATCTGCAACAGGTCTTGGCCGTGCATTTTCAGGTGACGGTGTTATTGCAGACAACGCATCAACAATGGCAAAAAACGCTGCCTCAATGACACTATTTGATGCACCTGCACTTTCTCTTGGTGTTATCGCCATTGATACTGACGTTAAAGTAAAAGATACAACATACAATGGTTCTCAGATCCCTGACGATCAAATTGGTGGTACTAGTTACGCGCCAAACATCTACTACATTCAGCCTATAAACGATAAATTCGCTGTAGGTGCATCACTTTACTCAAACTTCGGTACAAAAACTGAATTTAGTGATAACTACGCTGCAAATGCATTTGGTGGTTTAACTGATGTAAAAAGCATGAACTTAGGTTTAAGTGCTGCTTACCGCATTAACCAACAACTAAGCATTGGTGGTGGTTTAGACGTAATTTACGGCAGTGGTAAACTAAATCGCTATATACCTGCAGGAAAAATTCCAACACCTAATGGTACGATCAATACACCAAAAATTGATTTACTTGATGTTGATGCCGATGGTGTAGCGCTTGGCTTTAACCTAGGTACTATCTACGAACTCGATCAAAACAACCGTTTTGGCTTATCTTACCGCTATAGCCCAACATTAGAAGCTAAAGGTGATATGCACTATGCGGGCAACGACCTTAGCGATCAGAAGCTAAAAATGCCATTACCAGATATGGCAGAATTTTCTGGTTTCAATAAGCTAAATGATAAATTTGCGGTTCACTACAGCATTCAATGGATCCGCTGGAGCGAGTTTGACGTTCTAGAAACAACTGGTGGCGTTAAATTAAATGATTACCAATGGCAAGATGGATGGCACTACTCTATCGGTGGTACTTACTACCTAAACGATCAGTGGACACTTCGTGCTGGTTACATGCATGACACTAGCGCACAGGATTCAAAAACATCTATTTCTGTACCTGATTCAGATCGTAACTGGTTATCTGGCGGCTTTAGCTACCACTTAGACAGCAAGTCTACCATCGACTTTGGCTTAACTTACCTTATTGGTAAAAATGTTAAAGCAGATGAAACCAATCCGCTCGGTATGTCGGTTGACGCAACCACTCGTGCAAATGCATGGTTGTACGGTCTACAATACAGCCGCTCATTCTAATTTCAGCGTACACTTGAACGCTAAAATGATTAAAAGGAGCCGTTTGGCTCCTTTTTTAATCTTTTCTCCATCATTTCAACCTCACTTTCCTTTCATTAATTCACTCTACACGTTCAAAATTTGTATAAATAACAATCAGAACAATACAACAACTGGTACATGTGTACGCTGAAAACAGATCAGACCAGAACATCGCGAACAAAAAGTAACGGATATAAATCCAAAACTAAAAAATTAAAAGAATATTACTTCAATAAGTGGAATTTATAGCGATAAATCGTCACGTTATTAATTGTTAAGGGTATTATTCGCGACTTAGTTTCAGCGAACAATTAGCGATTAATATTAAAATGATGAATAAAAATAAAATTACATTATCTTTAACTGCTGCATTAGCATTAGGCATGAGCTCTAACGCCCTAGCTGCTGGATTCCAATTAGCTGAATATTCAGCAACAGGTTTAGGCCGCGCATTTGCTGGTGAAGCAGCAATGGCTGACAATGCCAGCGCCCAATTCCGTAACCCTGCAATGCTGACATACCTTGAAGGTACACAAATATCAGTGGGAGCAATTTACGTTGACCCAAATATTGATGTTAAAGGAAACCTA is part of the Photobacterium angustum genome and harbors:
- a CDS encoding DUF3379 family protein; the protein is MDELEFRRRLLADPHDNDPKVTACKHQSIANKKFADELQQLDMQLEQALKVDVPDDLADKILFHQAGEETSKKGIQSYWSYGLAASVAFAIGLFFGQMNFLPSQQLPINSLANVALEHVSYESQYVDNIDEKATLQQVNAKLQSFGTEMKDLPGHIYYVNYCGFDGKRSLHMVMDSPQGKVTVFVVPTPSHSISNSTDNSNESLVVPIREASLIIVGDKGQNLMPVASKIKNDLSWEI
- a CDS encoding outer membrane protein transport protein produces the protein MNKKQIFTRSVITAAIALASSQSMAAGFQLNAQSATGLGRAFSGDGVIADNASTMAKNAASMTLFDAPALSLGVIAIDTDVKVKDTTYNGSQIPDDQIGGTSYAPNIYYIQPINDKFAVGASLYSNFGTKTEFSDNYAANAFGGLTDVKSMNLGLSAAYRINQQLSIGGGLDVIYGSGKLNRYIPAGKIPTPNGTINTPKIDLLDVDADGVALGFNLGTIYELDQNNRFGLSYRYSPTLEAKGDMHYAGNDLSDQKLKMPLPDMAEFSGFNKLNDKFAVHYSIQWIRWSEFDVLETTGGVKLNDYQWQDGWHYSIGGTYYLNDQWTLRAGYMHDTSAQDSKTSISVPDSDRNWLSGGFSYHLDSKSTIDFGLTYLIGKNVKADETNPLGMSVDATTRANAWLYGLQYSRSF